The DNA region TTACTAGTACCAGTTTTGGCCGCTAAGGTTGCCCAGCCATATTGAGCTTGTAAGTAACGACTTGTCCCTTCACTGACCACTCGTTTCATAATATAAGTCGTCAACCATGCCGCTTGTTGTGGTACTTGCTGAGAAGCCCTTGGAATACTTTCATACAACACATTGCCATCAACATCCAACACTGTACGTAAAGCCGTTAATGGCGCTCGCTTTCCAGAATTGGTGATGGTCTGAAACATTTGTGATACTTGATACGGCGTTAAAGAAAAAGAACCTAAAAACATAGATGGCACAGGGCGGATTTCTTGTTTATCCACGCCTAATTTGCTTAATGTGTCCATCACAGCCGGAATCCCCAACTGCATACCTAAGTTCACGGTTGGGACATTCATCGATTTCGCCATGGCCTTATATAAAGGGACTTCACCACTGAACTTACGATCAAAGTTCTTTGGTGACCATGTTTTTCCTTGTTCATTGGTTAACGTAATAGGCTTATCGTCAAGAGTGGTACCTAAGTTGTATTTTTCAGGCGTCTCTAAAGCCGTCAAATAAATCGCCGGTTTCACTAACGAACCGATTTGACGAGACGCACTTAATGCCCGATTGAAACCATCAAAGCCGGCATGTTTTCCTCCTATCATCGCGCGAATTTCACCCGTCGTACGATCCACTGCGACCACTGCCGTTTCTAACCCTTTACCAGAGCGTTGCTCAAGCTGTGGCAATGTTTTATTCACTGCATTTTCTAAATAGGTTTGAGATACAGGATCTAAGGTAGTAAATAAACGTAACCCCGTATCAGACTTAAATTTATCACCGACCTTCTCTTTAAGCTCTCGTTGTAATTGCTCAAAATAGGCAGGCTGACGCTTACCAAGGTGAGGATTTTTCTGTAAATCTAAATCACGAGTTGCCGCTTCATTAAATTGCGAAGGGGTTAAAATATCTTGGCTCATCATGAGCTCTAATACCAAATCACGACGATCTTTGGTTCGCTCAGGATGACGAATTGGGTTGTAATAAGAAGGGCCCTTCACCATACCCACCAGCATCGCTAATTGATCAATGCGTAACTCTTGCAGTGGTTGTCCAAAATAATAACGTGATGCCAAAGCAAAACCATGAATGGCTTCACCGCCATTTTGGCCTAAATACACTTCATTTAAATACGCTTCAAGAATGCGATCTTTGCTGTAACGATAATCTAAAATCATCGCTATATACGCTTCTTTAAATTTACGCCATAACGTCTTTTCACTGCTTAAAAAGAGATTCTTAGCCAATTGTTGCGTCAAGGTACTGCCGCCTTGTACTGCCCGCCCTGCACGTAAATTCACCACAAATGCACGAGCAATCGCAACGGGAGAAACGCCTCCATGTTGATAAAAATTTCGATCCTCGGTCGATAACAAGGCCTCTACCATGGCGCTTGGAAATTGCTCACGTTTTAAAAATAAACGGGTTTCTTCCTTTTTAGCTTCCAGCATTCCGAGCATTTTCGGCTCAATACGCAAAAAACCAAGATCGGCTTTAGAATCTAATGATTGTATACGTTTCAAACCATTTTCATCAAAATAGAGCATAACGTGACGTGACGGCTCGGGGCCATTTTCAAATTCAAACGGACGACGGAATAATTCAATTTTAGTTGATGAGGCCGAATACTCCCCCGCTCGAATAGGGCTAGAGACTTTACGGTAGTTCAAGACGTCTAACTCTTGGCGTAATTTGGTTACCGTAACATTGCTACCAGGTTCCAAATTCAGCACTCGAGCATACACAACCGTCGGCAATTCAAATAACTGCCCTTCAAAGCGCTGAGTAACTACGCCATTTAAATAAAAACCAGCGGCCACCATAAATGCCATAAACACCAAGCCCAACTTCCACGTAAGGCTCCATAACTTACGCAGCCACGTTCTCTGGCTAGGAGATTTTTTCGGTGGTGATGTTTTTCGTGCACGCGCGGGCCCAGCTTTTCGAGGTGACGAATCAGAAACCTTACGGCGAGAAGATGTGGTTGACGGTGTTTTTCGTGGTGCCATCTTTTTTGGTGTGTTCAATGCATTGCCTT from Vibrio casei includes:
- the mrcB gene encoding penicillin-binding protein 1B, with amino-acid sequence MAPRKTPSTTSSRRKVSDSSPRKAGPARARKTSPPKKSPSQRTWLRKLWSLTWKLGLVFMAFMVAAGFYLNGVVTQRFEGQLFELPTVVYARVLNLEPGSNVTVTKLRQELDVLNYRKVSSPIRAGEYSASSTKIELFRRPFEFENGPEPSRHVMLYFDENGLKRIQSLDSKADLGFLRIEPKMLGMLEAKKEETRLFLKREQFPSAMVEALLSTEDRNFYQHGGVSPVAIARAFVVNLRAGRAVQGGSTLTQQLAKNLFLSSEKTLWRKFKEAYIAMILDYRYSKDRILEAYLNEVYLGQNGGEAIHGFALASRYYFGQPLQELRIDQLAMLVGMVKGPSYYNPIRHPERTKDRRDLVLELMMSQDILTPSQFNEAATRDLDLQKNPHLGKRQPAYFEQLQRELKEKVGDKFKSDTGLRLFTTLDPVSQTYLENAVNKTLPQLEQRSGKGLETAVVAVDRTTGEIRAMIGGKHAGFDGFNRALSASRQIGSLVKPAIYLTALETPEKYNLGTTLDDKPITLTNEQGKTWSPKNFDRKFSGEVPLYKAMAKSMNVPTVNLGMQLGIPAVMDTLSKLGVDKQEIRPVPSMFLGSFSLTPYQVSQMFQTITNSGKRAPLTALRTVLDVDGNVLYESIPRASQQVPQQAAWLTTYIMKRVVSEGTSRYLQAQYGWATLAAKTGTSNDSRDSWFVGVDGREVVTIWTGRDDNKPTKLTGSSGSLRTYANYLALRTPERLTLPWPSNIVTTHFESTQAGGYVADCSGNIDLPQWDINGNLKDACKNNPTRWIKSLFDF